One segment of Variovorax sp. V93 DNA contains the following:
- a CDS encoding HlyD family secretion protein, translating to MKTGLRKLLLLVALAAVVAGVGGYLWAHLHRDGPGSGFVSGNGRIEATEFDIASKLGGRVRDIQVEEGDVVAAGQVLARMQVQTLEAQRDEARARHTQAIVGIGSAEAQVNVRENERDAAIAQVVQRESEVDAARRRLKRSETLVQEGAASAQEVDDDRARVLGAQAALAATRAQVQAARAGVLAARAQVSAARSMVAAAEATVARIDADIDDSALVAPRDGRVQYRIAETGEVVGPGGKVLSLVDLSDVYMTFFVPEVVAGRLAQGAEVHIVLDAAPEYVLPARVSFVASAAQFTPKTVETASERQKLMFRVKARIDRDLLRKHLAHVKTGLPGVAWVKLDPAAEWPDGLALKVP from the coding sequence ATGAAGACCGGACTGCGCAAGCTGCTCCTGCTGGTGGCTCTGGCTGCCGTCGTGGCAGGCGTCGGAGGGTACCTCTGGGCGCACCTGCACCGCGACGGTCCGGGGAGCGGCTTTGTCAGCGGCAACGGCCGCATCGAGGCCACGGAGTTCGACATCGCGAGCAAGCTGGGAGGGCGGGTGCGCGACATCCAGGTCGAGGAAGGCGATGTCGTCGCGGCCGGCCAGGTGCTGGCCCGCATGCAGGTGCAGACGCTCGAGGCGCAGCGCGACGAGGCCCGCGCGCGGCACACCCAGGCCATCGTCGGCATCGGCAGCGCCGAGGCGCAGGTCAACGTGCGCGAGAACGAGCGCGACGCGGCCATCGCGCAGGTGGTGCAGCGCGAAAGCGAGGTCGACGCCGCGCGGCGCCGGCTGAAGCGTTCCGAGACCCTGGTGCAGGAAGGCGCCGCATCGGCGCAGGAGGTGGACGACGACCGCGCCCGCGTGCTGGGCGCACAGGCCGCATTGGCCGCGACACGCGCCCAGGTGCAGGCGGCGAGGGCGGGCGTGCTGGCCGCCCGCGCGCAGGTCAGCGCCGCACGCTCGATGGTCGCGGCCGCCGAAGCCACCGTGGCCCGCATCGACGCGGACATCGACGACAGCGCCCTGGTCGCGCCGCGCGACGGCCGGGTCCAGTACCGGATCGCCGAGACGGGCGAGGTGGTCGGCCCGGGCGGCAAGGTGCTCAGCCTGGTGGACCTGTCGGATGTGTACATGACCTTCTTCGTGCCCGAGGTCGTGGCCGGCCGGCTCGCGCAGGGCGCCGAGGTCCACATCGTGCTCGACGCCGCACCCGAATACGTCCTGCCCGCGCGGGTCTCGTTCGTGGCCAGTGCGGCGCAGTTCACGCCCAAGACCGTCGAGACGGCGAGCGAGCGGCAGAAGCTCATGTTCCGGGTCAAGGCGCGGATCGACCGCGACCTGCTGCGCAAGCACCTCGCGCATGTGAAGACCGGCCTGCCGGGCGTCGCCTGGGTGAAGCTGGACCCGGCGGCCGAATGGCCCGACGGGCTGGCATTGAAGGTCCCGTGA
- a CDS encoding efflux transporter outer membrane subunit, whose protein sequence is MAAAAAACVLAGCASASRDDAARPTVAALFPQQQWPQGADALQLKWQDYFVDARLRELIGLALDNNRDLRMALHRSAQARAMFAAQRAERFPVIGVSAGVDRSRVPGDLNLTGTPIIGSRYDVGIGVASWEIDLWGRLQNLQDAALENFLATQAGRRAAAASLVTEVANGYLSLRETDERLALARRFTASRAESLRIFTRRMEEGATSRLNVTQVETLLMQARALGVQLEQSRAAQAHALTLLIGAPVDLAPAADLLAEHDVVGDADPGLPSDMLLDRPDIAAAEHQLQAENANVGAARAAFFPRVVLTASAGTASAELKGLFAAGSSAWVFSPLVSLPLFDGGRRRANLGMAEARRQQAVANYEKTVQGAFRDVADAFSARRWSAEQAALAQSALAVQTERARLAQLRYDNGAAAYLEVLDAQRDLLAAGQQRVQARRLALASRVGVYAALGGGSLAMALAPEAP, encoded by the coding sequence ATGGCCGCCGCTGCCGCGGCGTGCGTGCTGGCGGGCTGCGCGTCGGCATCGCGGGACGATGCCGCGCGGCCGACCGTGGCCGCGCTGTTCCCGCAGCAGCAATGGCCGCAGGGCGCGGATGCATTGCAGCTGAAGTGGCAGGACTATTTCGTCGATGCAAGGCTTCGCGAACTGATTGGCCTGGCGCTCGACAACAACAGGGACCTGCGCATGGCGCTGCACCGCTCGGCGCAGGCCCGCGCGATGTTCGCGGCGCAGCGCGCCGAACGCTTTCCCGTCATCGGCGTCTCGGCAGGGGTCGACCGGTCCCGCGTCCCGGGCGACCTGAACCTCACCGGAACGCCCATCATCGGCAGCAGGTATGACGTGGGGATCGGCGTGGCCAGCTGGGAGATCGACCTGTGGGGACGCCTGCAGAACCTGCAGGACGCGGCACTGGAGAACTTCCTCGCCACGCAGGCCGGCCGGCGCGCGGCCGCGGCCAGCCTGGTGACCGAGGTCGCCAACGGGTACCTCTCCTTGCGCGAGACCGACGAGCGCCTTGCGCTGGCGCGCCGGTTCACGGCCAGCCGTGCGGAGAGCCTGCGCATCTTCACCCGCCGGATGGAGGAGGGCGCCACCTCGCGCCTGAACGTCACGCAGGTGGAGACGCTCCTGATGCAGGCGCGCGCCCTCGGTGTGCAGCTGGAGCAGTCCCGCGCGGCGCAGGCCCATGCGCTCACCTTGCTGATCGGCGCGCCCGTCGACCTGGCGCCGGCGGCCGACCTGCTCGCCGAGCACGACGTGGTGGGCGACGCGGACCCGGGGCTGCCGTCGGACATGCTCCTGGACCGTCCCGACATCGCCGCCGCGGAACACCAGTTGCAGGCCGAGAACGCCAACGTCGGCGCCGCACGCGCCGCCTTCTTTCCGCGCGTTGTCCTCACCGCATCGGCAGGCACGGCCAGTGCCGAACTCAAGGGCCTCTTCGCGGCCGGCAGCAGTGCCTGGGTCTTCTCGCCGCTCGTGTCGCTGCCGCTCTTCGACGGGGGCCGCAGGCGCGCCAACCTCGGAATGGCCGAGGCACGCCGGCAGCAGGCCGTGGCCAACTACGAGAAAACCGTGCAGGGGGCTTTCCGCGACGTCGCCGACGCGTTCTCCGCGCGCCGCTGGTCCGCCGAGCAGGCGGCCCTCGCGCAGAGCGCGCTCGCCGTGCAGACCGAGCGCGCCCGCCTTGCGCAGCTGCGCTACGACAACGGCGCCGCCGCCTATCTCGAGGTCCTGGATGCACAGCGCGACCTGCTGGCCGCGGGGCAGCAACGCGTGCAGGCGCGCAGGCTGGCGCTGGCCAGCCGTGTCGGCGTCTATGCCGCGCTCGGCGGCGGCTCGCTCGCCATGGCCCTGGCGCCGGAGGCACCATGA
- a CDS encoding phenylacetate--CoA ligase family protein, with protein MRTDSAATGPMPPIFDPWQACVAAAEVSMATQASAESLAAQRAQRLAALLAAAAERSPRYRRLLAGRDPASLRLEDLPVAHKAELMSDFGAWVSDPALALGELRRFVADPANIAKAYLGRYTVWESSGSTGEPAIFVQDARSMAVYDALEALRRPLLRPLGRLFDPLGLAERIAFVGATEGHFASTVSVERLRHLQPGLSRRLRGISFLQPIGDLCAELDAFAPTVVATYPSAALLLAQERRAGRLKASPREIWTGGETLSAASRAFVRDAFACPVANSYGASEFLSLAFECELGVLHLNSDWAILEPVDAHGRGVPRGHAGATTLLTNLANHLQPLIRYDLGDQVTLLGAACRCGSHLQAIEVKGRDDDTLSLAGGAGMPAVKVVPLAVSTVLEEEAGLFDFQLVQQGPRELLLKTGRQGTAAQQALEQAGKILGAFLSKQGARGVRIRCRCGEDLHRGRSGKTRRVIAG; from the coding sequence ATGCGAACCGATTCCGCCGCTACTGGGCCGATGCCGCCGATCTTCGATCCGTGGCAGGCCTGCGTGGCCGCGGCCGAGGTGTCGATGGCCACGCAGGCCTCGGCCGAGTCGCTCGCCGCGCAGCGCGCGCAACGGCTGGCGGCCCTCCTTGCGGCTGCGGCCGAGCGATCGCCGCGGTACCGGCGCCTGCTGGCCGGGCGCGATCCGGCGAGCCTGCGGCTCGAAGACCTGCCGGTGGCGCACAAGGCCGAGCTGATGAGTGATTTCGGGGCCTGGGTGAGCGATCCGGCACTCGCGCTCGGCGAGCTGCGCCGCTTCGTCGCCGATCCCGCGAACATCGCCAAGGCGTACCTGGGCCGCTACACCGTGTGGGAAAGCTCGGGCAGCACCGGCGAACCCGCGATCTTCGTGCAGGACGCGCGGTCCATGGCGGTGTACGACGCGCTCGAGGCACTGCGCCGCCCGCTGCTGCGGCCGCTCGGGCGGCTGTTCGATCCGCTGGGCCTGGCCGAGCGCATCGCCTTCGTGGGCGCCACCGAAGGACACTTCGCCAGCACCGTATCGGTCGAGCGCCTTCGGCATCTGCAGCCGGGCCTGTCGCGGCGCCTGCGGGGCATCTCCTTCCTGCAGCCGATCGGCGACCTGTGCGCCGAGCTCGACGCCTTCGCGCCCACCGTGGTCGCGACCTACCCGAGCGCCGCCTTGTTGCTGGCGCAGGAGCGCCGCGCCGGCCGGCTGAAGGCTTCGCCGCGCGAGATCTGGACCGGCGGCGAGACGCTGTCGGCCGCCAGCCGCGCGTTCGTGCGCGACGCCTTCGCCTGCCCGGTGGCCAACAGCTATGGTGCCTCGGAGTTCCTGTCGCTGGCCTTCGAATGCGAGCTTGGCGTGCTGCACCTCAACAGCGACTGGGCCATCCTCGAGCCCGTCGATGCGCACGGCCGCGGCGTGCCGCGCGGCCATGCCGGCGCCACGACCCTGCTGACCAACCTGGCGAACCACCTGCAGCCGCTGATCCGCTACGACCTGGGCGACCAGGTCACGCTGCTCGGCGCGGCCTGCCGGTGCGGCTCGCACCTGCAGGCCATCGAGGTGAAGGGGCGCGACGACGACACGCTGAGCCTGGCGGGAGGCGCCGGCATGCCGGCGGTGAAAGTGGTGCCGCTGGCGGTGAGCACGGTGCTCGAGGAGGAGGCCGGCCTGTTCGACTTCCAGCTCGTACAGCAGGGTCCCCGCGAGCTGCTGCTGAAGACCGGCAGGCAGGGGACGGCGGCGCAGCAGGCCCTGGAACAGGCCGGCAAAATACTGGGGGCCTTCCTGTCGAAGCAGGGGGCGCGGGGCGTGCGCATCCGCTGCCGCTGCGGCGAGGACCTCCACCGCGGCCGCAGTGGCAAGACGAGGCGCGTGATCGCCGGGTGA
- a CDS encoding GNAT family N-acetyltransferase — MSIRHLDRLLSPASVAVFGASNRPASVGATVWRNLRAGRFAGPVYGVNPKHSTLDGVPIFATAAHLPAAPDLALICTPPATVAPLVAELGALGTRAVVIVTAGLSAEQKKAALEAARPFTLRLLGPNCLGLLSPHIGLNASFAHTDALAGDVAFVSQSGALVTAVLDWTRSRGVGLSHLISLGDHCDVDFGDLLDHLASDARTRSILLYVESIESPRKFMSAARAAARNKPVIVVKAGRAGNGVKAAASHTGALAGSDTVYDAAIRRAGMLRVDTLQELFIAAETLSRFRGNRHTTLTVMTNGGGAGVMAADAAAHEGVALAEPGAALLARLDALLPIHWSHANPIDIIGDAPVERYAETLSALLADDSAGAVLFVHAPTAIVRAEDIARACLPLVRSHASRVMSAWLGDHAVAQARKLFEDAGIADYATPEEAVHAFAMLQTYRRNQEILTETPSASPHTAPDSAAVRAPLDAAMAEGREWLGEQEAKALLKAYGIEVVPTLAVAATAEAAVEAARGLGYPVALKILSRDITHKSDVGGVRLGLDSDAALAGAAREMLEAVRSARPLARIDGFTVQPAVHRPHAQELIVGASIDSVFGPVILCGQGGTAVEVIGDTAIALPPLNRALAHELVSRTRIARLLAGFRDHPPARLDALYDVLVAVSQMLADLPQLAELDINPLWVDESGALALDARVRLSRTPVAGAERFAILPYPAQWVRTQAWNGRSIVVRPIRPEDEAQHRRFLESLDAEDIRMRVFSTRNELPRSELARLTQIDYDREMAFIAEGVDAQGGAETLGVARTVSDPDNVEAEFAIIVRSDLKGQGLGTLLFERLIEHARRRGIERLVGFVLRENTRMLKLSTAMGFKADPAEPPASGLRRMVMDLAPPATPT, encoded by the coding sequence TTGAGCATTCGCCATCTCGATCGCCTGCTGTCGCCGGCCTCCGTCGCCGTGTTCGGCGCCTCCAACCGGCCCGCCAGCGTGGGCGCCACGGTCTGGCGCAACCTGCGCGCCGGCCGGTTCGCGGGGCCGGTGTATGGCGTGAACCCGAAGCATTCAACGCTCGACGGCGTGCCGATCTTCGCCACGGCGGCCCATCTGCCCGCGGCGCCCGACCTGGCGCTGATCTGCACGCCGCCGGCCACCGTGGCGCCGCTGGTCGCCGAACTCGGCGCGCTCGGCACCCGCGCGGTGGTGATCGTCACGGCGGGATTGAGCGCGGAACAGAAGAAGGCCGCGCTGGAGGCGGCGCGGCCGTTCACGCTGCGGCTGCTCGGGCCCAACTGCCTGGGGCTGCTGAGTCCGCACATCGGCCTGAACGCCAGCTTCGCGCACACCGATGCGCTGGCGGGCGACGTGGCCTTCGTCTCTCAATCGGGCGCGCTGGTCACGGCCGTGCTCGACTGGACGCGCAGCCGGGGCGTCGGCCTGTCGCACCTGATCTCGCTGGGCGACCACTGCGATGTCGACTTCGGCGACCTACTCGACCACCTGGCCAGCGACGCGCGCACACGATCGATCCTGCTCTACGTGGAGTCGATCGAATCGCCGCGCAAGTTCATGTCGGCCGCGCGGGCCGCCGCTCGCAACAAGCCGGTGATCGTGGTGAAGGCCGGGCGCGCCGGCAACGGCGTGAAGGCGGCCGCCTCGCACACCGGCGCGCTGGCCGGCTCCGACACGGTCTACGACGCGGCCATCCGGCGCGCCGGCATGCTGCGCGTCGACACCCTGCAGGAGCTGTTCATCGCCGCCGAGACGCTGTCGCGCTTTCGCGGCAATCGGCACACCACGCTCACGGTCATGACCAATGGCGGCGGCGCCGGCGTCATGGCCGCCGACGCCGCCGCGCACGAAGGCGTGGCGCTGGCGGAGCCCGGCGCCGCCCTCCTGGCCCGCCTCGATGCCCTCCTGCCGATCCACTGGTCGCATGCCAACCCGATCGACATCATCGGCGACGCGCCGGTCGAGCGCTACGCGGAAACCCTCTCGGCCCTGCTGGCCGACGACTCCGCGGGCGCCGTGCTCTTCGTGCATGCGCCGACCGCCATCGTGCGCGCCGAGGACATCGCGCGCGCCTGCCTGCCGCTGGTGCGCAGCCACGCCTCGCGCGTGATGAGCGCCTGGCTCGGCGACCACGCGGTGGCGCAGGCGCGCAAGCTCTTCGAGGACGCGGGCATCGCCGACTACGCCACGCCGGAAGAAGCGGTGCATGCCTTCGCCATGCTGCAGACCTACCGGCGCAACCAGGAGATCCTGACCGAGACGCCGAGCGCCAGCCCCCACACCGCGCCCGACAGCGCCGCAGTCCGTGCGCCGCTGGACGCCGCCATGGCCGAAGGCCGCGAGTGGCTGGGCGAGCAGGAGGCCAAGGCCCTGCTGAAGGCCTACGGGATCGAGGTCGTGCCCACGCTGGCGGTTGCGGCCACGGCCGAGGCGGCCGTCGAAGCCGCGCGCGGCCTGGGCTATCCGGTGGCGCTCAAGATCCTGTCGCGCGACATCACCCACAAGTCGGATGTGGGCGGCGTGCGGCTCGGGCTGGACAGCGATGCCGCCCTGGCCGGCGCCGCCCGCGAGATGCTCGAGGCGGTGCGAAGCGCCAGGCCGCTGGCGCGGATCGACGGCTTCACCGTGCAGCCCGCAGTGCACCGCCCGCATGCGCAGGAACTCATCGTCGGCGCCAGCATCGACAGCGTGTTCGGCCCCGTGATCCTCTGCGGGCAGGGCGGCACCGCGGTCGAGGTGATCGGCGACACGGCCATCGCGCTGCCGCCGCTGAACCGCGCGCTGGCGCACGAGCTGGTCTCGCGCACCCGCATCGCGCGCCTGCTGGCTGGCTTCCGTGACCACCCGCCGGCCCGGCTCGACGCGTTGTACGACGTGCTGGTGGCGGTCTCGCAGATGCTGGCCGACCTGCCGCAACTGGCCGAGCTCGACATCAACCCGCTGTGGGTGGACGAAAGCGGCGCGCTGGCGCTCGATGCGCGCGTCCGGCTGTCGCGCACGCCGGTGGCCGGCGCCGAACGCTTCGCCATCCTGCCCTACCCCGCGCAGTGGGTGCGCACGCAGGCCTGGAACGGCCGCTCGATCGTGGTGCGGCCGATCCGCCCCGAGGACGAGGCGCAGCACCGGCGCTTCCTCGAGTCGCTGGATGCGGAAGACATCCGCATGCGCGTCTTCTCGACCCGCAACGAGCTGCCGCGCAGCGAGCTCGCCCGCCTCACGCAGATCGACTACGACCGCGAGATGGCCTTCATCGCCGAGGGCGTCGATGCACAGGGCGGCGCCGAGACGCTGGGCGTGGCGCGCACGGTGAGCGACCCCGACAACGTGGAGGCCGAGTTCGCGATCATCGTGCGCTCCGACCTCAAGGGCCAGGGGCTGGGCACCCTGCTCTTCGAGCGCCTGATCGAGCACGCGCGCCGCCGCGGCATCGAGCGCCTGGTCGGCTTCGTGCTGCGCGAGAACACCCGCATGCTGAAGCTCTCGACCGCCATGGGCTTCAAGGCCGATCCGGCAGAGCCGCCGGCCTCGGGCCTGCGGCGAATGGTGATGGACCTGGCACCCCCGGCGACCCCGACCTGA
- a CDS encoding cytochrome c — MRSTQTPLDGHRSKRGRRVPAPLQLAAAVLAAAALQGSPARAQSPSRGELLYNTNCIACHSTQMHWRSRRLATDWNSLEEQVRRWQQAASLGWRDEDIAEVARFLNERYYGFTPAIRSGSPGVPGPSPFAAGPRPAALPDRP, encoded by the coding sequence ATGCGCTCGACACAGACCCCGCTCGACGGCCATCGAAGCAAGCGCGGGCGCCGCGTGCCGGCCCCGCTGCAGCTGGCGGCGGCCGTGCTGGCCGCGGCGGCGCTGCAGGGCAGTCCGGCCCGCGCCCAGAGCCCGTCGCGCGGCGAGCTGCTCTACAACACGAACTGCATCGCCTGCCACAGCACGCAGATGCACTGGCGCAGCCGGAGGCTGGCCACCGACTGGAACAGCCTCGAGGAACAGGTCCGGCGCTGGCAGCAGGCCGCCTCGCTCGGCTGGCGCGACGAGGACATCGCGGAGGTCGCGCGCTTCCTGAACGAGCGCTACTACGGCTTCACGCCGGCGATCAGGTCGGGGTCGCCGGGGGTGCCAGGTCCATCACCATTCGCCGCAGGCCCGAGGCCGGCGGCTCTGCCGGATCGGCCTTGA
- a CDS encoding ABC transporter ATP-binding protein, with translation MAEPVVCLRDVRKAFNLGLANETEVLHGIDLTLARGEFCAVMGPSGSGKSTLLNIVGLLDRPTSGSLRIGGEETGALDDHALTRLRGHSIGFVFQYHNLLAGFTALENVMMPMLGDATFFNDGMAQRAAALLDSVGLSNWRDSRVTELSGGQQQRVAVARSLAMAPPLLLADEPTGNLDTKSADAVFELLRKANRDHGMAVLFVTHNPLLSARCDRIIRVVDGRLER, from the coding sequence GTGGCTGAACCGGTCGTCTGCCTGCGCGATGTGCGCAAGGCCTTCAACCTGGGGCTGGCGAACGAAACCGAGGTGCTGCACGGCATCGACCTCACGCTGGCGCGTGGCGAGTTCTGCGCCGTGATGGGGCCCTCGGGTTCGGGCAAGAGCACGCTGCTCAATATCGTCGGGCTGCTCGACCGGCCCACGAGCGGGTCGCTGCGCATCGGCGGCGAGGAAACCGGGGCGCTCGATGACCATGCGCTCACGCGGCTGCGCGGGCACAGCATCGGCTTCGTCTTCCAGTACCACAACCTGCTGGCCGGCTTCACCGCGCTGGAGAACGTGATGATGCCGATGCTCGGCGACGCCACCTTCTTCAACGACGGCATGGCGCAGCGCGCCGCGGCGCTGCTCGACAGCGTGGGCCTTTCGAACTGGCGCGACAGCCGGGTCACCGAACTCAGCGGCGGCCAGCAGCAGCGTGTGGCGGTGGCCCGCTCGCTGGCCATGGCGCCGCCGCTGCTGCTGGCCGACGAGCCGACCGGCAATCTCGACACCAAGTCCGCCGATGCCGTGTTCGAGCTCCTGCGGAAGGCCAACCGCGACCACGGCATGGCCGTTCTGTTCGTCACGCACAACCCGCTGCTGTCAGCGCGCTGCGACAGGATCATCCGGGTCGTGGACGGCCGGCTGGAGCGCTGA
- a CDS encoding ABC transporter permease, translated as MSRWMPFEWIVALRFLREGRMQTLFIVAGIAIGVAVIVFMSALLTGLQSNFIRRVLTAQAHIQLLPPKEVARPLGPVRAAGGGPLEDAIIQAPLQRLKSIDQWQTLAAQVRAMPEVAVVSPIASGSALVIRGEASRAISVIGVDPALYFRIVALPEKMVRGTTRLTPSDILIGTDLASDLGVAVGDKLRVSAAGGGDQTLAVTGLFDLGSKPANQRTTYVALRTAQSLLGLVGGVSAIDVTVKDIYAAEAVAQRITAANGVQADSWIATNAQFFTAVQAQKTSNTAIRFFVALSVAFGIASVLVVSVVQKSREIGILRAMGISRGQVLRVFLLQGGLLGLTGSVGGSSIGLVALLLWQRYALNPDGTPLFPLAIEPGLFVASLLLATLTGLAAAFAPALRAARLDPVVAIRG; from the coding sequence ATGAGCCGCTGGATGCCCTTTGAATGGATCGTGGCGCTGCGCTTCCTGCGCGAGGGGCGCATGCAGACCCTGTTCATCGTCGCGGGCATCGCCATCGGGGTGGCCGTGATCGTGTTCATGTCGGCGCTGCTCACCGGCCTGCAGTCCAATTTCATCCGCCGCGTGCTGACGGCCCAGGCGCACATCCAGCTGCTGCCACCCAAGGAGGTGGCGCGGCCGCTGGGGCCGGTGCGGGCGGCAGGCGGCGGCCCGCTGGAGGACGCGATCATCCAGGCGCCGCTGCAGCGGCTCAAGTCGATCGACCAGTGGCAGACGCTCGCGGCCCAGGTCCGCGCCATGCCCGAGGTGGCGGTGGTGTCGCCCATCGCGAGCGGCTCCGCGCTGGTGATCCGGGGCGAGGCGAGCCGCGCCATCTCGGTGATCGGCGTCGATCCGGCCCTGTACTTCCGCATCGTGGCGCTGCCCGAGAAGATGGTGCGCGGAACGACGCGCCTCACGCCGAGCGACATCCTCATCGGCACCGACCTGGCGAGCGATCTCGGCGTGGCGGTCGGCGACAAGCTGCGCGTGTCCGCGGCCGGCGGCGGCGACCAGACGCTCGCGGTGACCGGGCTGTTCGACCTGGGCAGCAAGCCCGCCAACCAGCGCACCACCTACGTGGCGCTGCGCACGGCGCAAAGCCTGCTCGGCCTGGTGGGCGGCGTGTCGGCGATCGACGTCACGGTGAAGGACATCTACGCCGCCGAGGCCGTCGCCCAGCGCATCACGGCCGCCAACGGCGTGCAGGCCGACAGCTGGATCGCGACGAACGCGCAGTTCTTCACCGCCGTGCAGGCGCAGAAGACCTCGAACACGGCCATCCGCTTCTTCGTCGCCCTGTCGGTGGCCTTCGGCATCGCCAGCGTGCTGGTGGTGTCGGTGGTGCAGAAGTCGCGCGAGATCGGCATCCTGCGCGCCATGGGCATTTCGCGCGGGCAGGTGCTGCGCGTTTTCCTGCTGCAGGGGGGACTGCTCGGGCTGACCGGTTCCGTCGGCGGCTCGAGCATCGGCCTGGTGGCGCTGCTGCTGTGGCAGCGCTATGCGCTCAATCCGGACGGCACGCCGCTCTTCCCGCTGGCGATCGAGCCCGGCCTGTTCGTGGCCTCGCTGCTGCTGGCGACCCTCACCGGCCTGGCGGCGGCTTTCGCCCCGGCGCTGCGCGCGGCGCGGCTCGACCCCGTGGTGGCCATCCGTGGCTGA
- a CDS encoding efflux RND transporter periplasmic adaptor subunit, with the protein MSSRIPAPLKPELPRPGLPQHSRRLWAAVRPHVAGGLAVAALLAAGAWLGPRWLLGPRVEVSAVVQRDFVQSVVASGHVEAPHRVNIGTQLTGTVRRVPVAEGQGVEAGQVLVELESAELAAAVAQADAAVSQARARLRLLREVQAPVAAQAVRQAQVNLDNARAQLRRNTDLFNQGFVGQAALDDVRKAVDLAESQLRASQSQLDSARAGGSDEAVAVTALDQARAGAAAARSRLVYATIVAPAAGTLIDRAVEPGDVVQPGKALMVLSPAGKTQLVVQIDEKNLQSLALGQKALASADAYPAQRLAAELAYINPGVDVQRGSVEVKLDVPDPPSYLRQDMTVSVDIQVAQRLQAVLVPSDALHDADRVGPWVFKVDGRHARRQPVRLGLRGGGLSEVLDGLHAGDLVLPARTSGIRDGQRLRAVAVPGETGAPLP; encoded by the coding sequence ATGTCCTCACGCATTCCTGCTCCGCTGAAGCCTGAGTTGCCGCGGCCGGGATTGCCGCAGCATTCCAGGCGGCTTTGGGCCGCTGTCAGGCCGCATGTGGCGGGCGGACTCGCCGTGGCGGCCCTGCTGGCCGCGGGCGCATGGCTCGGGCCTCGCTGGCTGCTCGGGCCGCGCGTGGAGGTGAGTGCGGTCGTGCAGCGCGACTTCGTCCAGTCGGTGGTGGCCAGCGGGCATGTGGAGGCGCCGCACCGCGTGAACATCGGGACCCAGCTCACCGGCACGGTCCGGCGCGTGCCCGTGGCGGAGGGCCAGGGCGTCGAGGCGGGCCAGGTGCTCGTGGAGCTCGAAAGCGCGGAACTGGCCGCCGCCGTGGCGCAGGCGGATGCGGCGGTGTCGCAGGCGCGGGCGCGGCTGCGCCTGCTGCGCGAGGTCCAGGCGCCGGTGGCCGCGCAAGCCGTGCGGCAGGCCCAGGTGAACCTCGACAACGCGCGCGCACAGCTGCGCCGCAACACCGACCTGTTCAACCAGGGCTTCGTCGGGCAGGCCGCGCTCGACGACGTGCGCAAGGCGGTCGACCTGGCCGAATCGCAGCTGCGCGCAAGCCAGAGCCAGCTCGACAGCGCACGCGCGGGCGGAAGCGACGAGGCGGTGGCGGTCACCGCGCTCGACCAGGCACGGGCCGGCGCGGCCGCGGCGCGTTCGCGCCTGGTCTACGCGACCATCGTTGCGCCGGCGGCCGGCACGCTGATCGACCGCGCCGTGGAGCCTGGCGACGTGGTGCAGCCCGGCAAGGCACTGATGGTGCTGTCGCCGGCCGGCAAGACGCAGCTGGTGGTGCAGATCGATGAGAAGAACCTCCAGTCGCTCGCGCTCGGACAGAAGGCGCTCGCATCGGCGGACGCCTACCCCGCCCAGCGCCTGGCGGCCGAACTGGCCTACATCAACCCCGGCGTGGACGTGCAGCGCGGCTCGGTGGAGGTCAAGCTGGACGTACCCGATCCGCCCTCCTACCTGCGGCAGGACATGACCGTGTCGGTGGACATCCAGGTGGCGCAGCGGCTGCAGGCCGTGCTGGTACCTTCCGATGCGCTGCATGACGCCGACCGCGTCGGTCCCTGGGTCTTCAAGGTCGACGGGCGCCATGCGCGGCGGCAGCCGGTGCGCCTCGGGTTGCGCGGCGGCGGCCTGAGCGAGGTGCTCGACGGCCTGCATGCAGGCGATCTCGTGCTGCCGGCGAGGACGAGCGGCATCCGGGACGGCCAGCGCCTGCGCGCGGTGGCCGTGCCCGGTGAAACCGGCGCGCCGTTGCCATGA
- a CDS encoding universal stress protein translates to MSLYSHVLVPLDGSPTAERGLQEAIRLAGELKARLRLLHVIDDFPMLAQMSTISSFEAGLQKMRQYGESVLAKAQAQATAAGLVAETVLREITAGRIADIVVEEAGKAACDLIVIGTHGRRGIGRALMGSDAEQILRSAPVPVLLVRQEKPPEAADHE, encoded by the coding sequence ATGTCCCTGTACTCGCATGTCCTGGTTCCGCTGGACGGCAGCCCCACCGCCGAACGCGGGCTGCAGGAAGCCATCCGCCTGGCTGGCGAGCTCAAGGCCAGGCTGCGGCTGCTGCACGTGATCGACGATTTCCCGATGCTCGCGCAGATGTCCACCATCTCCAGCTTCGAGGCCGGACTCCAGAAGATGCGGCAGTACGGGGAATCGGTGCTTGCCAAGGCCCAGGCCCAAGCAACTGCGGCCGGCCTGGTGGCGGAGACCGTGCTGCGCGAGATCACCGCAGGACGCATCGCCGACATCGTCGTCGAGGAGGCCGGCAAGGCAGCCTGCGACCTGATCGTGATCGGCACCCACGGCCGTCGCGGCATCGGACGCGCGCTGATGGGCAGCGACGCCGAGCAGATCCTGCGCAGCGCGCCGGTTCCCGTGCTGCTGGTGCGACAGGAAAAACCGCCTGAGGCGGCCGACCATGAATGA